A portion of the Thunnus maccoyii chromosome 20, fThuMac1.1, whole genome shotgun sequence genome contains these proteins:
- the tha1 gene encoding threonine aldolase 1 — MSLKTFCCRLFSKYLNHGVVASNKPLRARHAAAVLGRSSARGYYTSGKPRDTGSGRAARVQVVDLRSDTVTKPGAAMRQAMAEAEVGDDVMGEDPTVNELQKIAASMFGMEAALFVPSGTMSNLIAVMVHCRERGDEMIVGDLSHLHIYEQGGSAQLAGVHATMVTTLPDGTFDLEQLESKIRHGYPDPHYPRSRLICVENTQNIQGGRVMPLPFLQQVRAIADKHGLSVHMDGARVMNAAVAQGVTPSTILQHTHTVSVCLSKGLGAPVGTMLAGPRDFISRAVRCRKALGGGLRQSGILAAAGKLSLLEMIGRLEEDHRNAKTFAQALLDCDPPLFAVDMAAVETNILRFRLQEPTLSPSEFCARMAQVGEGEETALGQGIQVLMYPHFGNSVRAVWHLGISPEDTQLAIQKMQFVASQFLKEKLRAQ; from the exons ATGtctttgaaaacattttgctgCAGGCTTTTCTCGAAGTATTTGAACCACGGTGTCGTCGCTTCAAACAAGCCGCTCCGTGCGCGACATGCAGCCGCCGTGTTGGGACGAAGCTCCGCCAGAGGTTACTACACCTCCGGGAAGCCCAGGGACACCGGGTCTGGAAGGGCAGCCCGGGTCCAGGTGGTGGATCTCCGCAGCGACACGGTGACCAAGCCCGGGGCGGCGATGAGACAAGCCATGGCGGAGGCCGAGGTTGGAGATGATGTGATGGGGGAAGACCCGACAGTCAACG agttacagaaaatTGCAGCTAGTATGTTTGGGATGGAGGCCGCTCTGTTCGTCCCCTCTGGAACTATGAGTAATCTCATCGCAG TGATGGTGCACTGCAGGGAGCGAGGTGATGAGATGATTGTGGGCGATTTATCCCATTTACACATCTACGAGCAAGGAGGGAGCGCACAG CTGGCTGGTGTCCACGCCACCATGGTGACAACCCTTCCCGACGGGACATTTGACTTGGAGCAGCTGGAGTCAAAGATCCGCCACGGTTACCCCGACCCACACTACCCCCGCTCACGCCTCATATGTGTGGAgaacacacagaacatacagGGAGGACGTGTGATGCCTCTACCCTTCCTGCAGCAG GTGCGCGCTATAGCGGACAAACATGGTCTGTCAGTTCATATGGATGGAGCCAGAGTGATGAACGCCGCTGTGGCCCAGGGGGTGACTCCGTCCACCAtactgcagcacacacacaccgtcagtgtgtgtctctccAAG GGTTTAGGTGCCCCTGTGGGAACCATGCTGGCTGGACCCCGAGATTTCATATCCCGGGCAGTACGGTGCCGTAAAGCCCTGGGTGGGGGGTTGCGGCAGTCTGGTATACTAGCAGCAGCTGGAAAACTGTCTCTGCTGGAGATGATAGGAAGACTGGAGGAAGACCACCGCAATGCAAAAACATTTGCTCAAG CTTTGCTAGACTGCGACCCTCCTCTGTTCGCCGTAGACATGGCAGCAGTGGAGACAAACATCCTGCGTTTCAGACTACAGGAACCCACTTTGAGTCCTTCTGAGTTCTGTGCCCGCATGGCCCAGGttggggagggagaggagactGCGCTGGGACAGGGGATACAAGTCCTCATGTACCCTCATTTTGGAAATTCTGTACGGGCTGTGTGGCATCTCGGGATATCACCCGAAGATACCCAGCTGGCCATCcagaaaatgcagtttgtggcttctcagtttttaaaggaaaaactcaGGGCCCAGTGA